From the Actinopolymorpha singaporensis genome, the window GAACTCTTCGAACTTCTCCGGTTGGTGGCTGTACCACTTGCGCAGCTGTGTGGACGGCGCGATCTCCTTCTCCCACGAGTCAAGTGCGGCCGCCTCCTTGGTGAGGCCTCTCGGCCAGACCCGGTCGACGAGAACCCGCGTACCGTCCTCCGATGAGGGTGGGTCGTAGACCCTCCGAAGCCGGACTCTGGTCGTCACGATCCTCACCTCCTGCGCAAACCTGTGCATGCCTGGCTGGTCGGCCAGGTGTGTCCCTGCATTCAGGATCGCTCGCGTTGGGCTGAGACGGAAACGGCGTCGGCCGGTGACCGCGACAGTGGTCACCGGCCGACGCCGTTGCCCGGCCCGGCCGGGCCAGGTGCCCGGCCGGGCTGTAGTCCTTACGGGTTGGTGGCCGCCGTGGGCTTGTGCGCGTTCCACCACTCGTCCTGCGAGGCGTCGCCGCCGGCGTAGTGCACGGTCGGCATGGCCAGCTTCCAGATGCCCCGACCGTAGGTGGCGGCGTACAGGTGGTCGTCGCCCTTCGGCCCCGGCTCCAGGTCGTTAACGACGGTCGCCGGCAGGCCGGTTCCGAGCCTGGCCCAGTTGCCGGCCGCGTCGCGGAGGAAGACGCCGAAGTCCGTGCCGAGAGCGACCCTGCCGCCGTCGACGTACTTCACCGTGTTGGCCGGTACGTCAGGAAGGCTGGTCGAGGCATCGCTGCCGTTGGACCAGTCGTGCCACGTCACGCCGTCGGTGGACTCGAACAGGTGCCCGACGCCCGCACCCGGCCCCTCGACCCAGTGCCGCGAGAACCCGTTGAACGCCAGCAGGTAGTGAACCTGCCCGGTGGCGTCGTGGTAGACGTCCGTCC encodes:
- a CDS encoding DUF488 domain-containing protein; the protein is MTTRVRLRRVYDPPSSEDGTRVLVDRVWPRGLTKEAAALDSWEKEIAPSTQLRKWYSHQPEKFEEFRRRYSAELSEPERDAVLDRLRKLARRSSVTLLTATKDVEHSQAAVLAQRLQGTKDGRGR